Proteins encoded by one window of Salvia splendens isolate huo1 chromosome 5, SspV2, whole genome shotgun sequence:
- the LOC121804049 gene encoding DELLA protein GAI-like: MQALALRPGAPPVIRLTGIRPPQPYNSDALQQVGWKLVRLAETIGVEFEFRGFVTNSLADLDVAMLEIRAGDDEETVGVNSIFKLHQLLAQPSAVEKVLNSTKAMRPKIVTVVEQEANHTEVVLSSVSTLMSND; encoded by the coding sequence ATGCAGGCGCTGGCTCTGCGGCCCGGGGCCCCACCGGTGATCAGGTTAACCGGGATCAGGCCGCCGCAGCCCTATAACAGCGATGCCTTGCAGCAAGTAGGGTGGAAATTGGTGCGGCTAGCTGAAACGATAGGCGTGGAGTTCGAATTCCGTGGATTTGTGACAAATTCGCTGGCCGATCTCGATGTGGCGATGCTGGAAATTAGGGCAGGCGATGATGAGGAGACGGTGGGTGTGAATTCCATTTTCAAGCTGCATCAGCTGCTAGCCCAGCCCAGTGCGGTTGAGAAGGTTCTAAATTCGACCAAGGCAATGCGGCCGAAGATCGTGACGGTGGTGGAGCAAGAGGCGAACCACACTGAAGTGGTCTTGTCCTCTgtctcgactctaatgtcgaatgactag